One part of the Salmo salar chromosome ssa28, Ssal_v3.1, whole genome shotgun sequence genome encodes these proteins:
- the LOC106589298 gene encoding vesicle-fusing ATPase — translation MAGRTMQAARCPTDELSLTNCAVVSEKDPQFEHHVTVRTTPIHKFVFTVKTHQSVVPGTIAFSLPQRKWAGLSIGQDVEVTNYNFDKSKQCVGTMMVEIDFLQKKNVDSSQYDSDKMAAEFIQHFNSQAFSAGQQLVFSFCDKLFGLLIKDIEAMDPSILKGEAGSGKKHKIDIGLLLGNSQVVFEKAESSSLTLIGKSKTRESRQSIINPDWNFERMGIGGLDKEFSDIFRRAFASRVFPPDIVEQMGCKHVKGILLFGPPGCGKTLMARQIGKMLNAREPKVVNGPEILNKYVGESEANIRKLFADAEDEQKRLGANSGLHIIIFDEIDAICKQRGSMAGSTGVHDTVVNQLLSKIDGVEQLNNILVIGMTNRPDLIDEALLRPGRLEVKMEIGLPDEKGRVQILNIHTAKMRQFNLLGSDVDVGELAAETKNYSGAELEGLVRAAQSTAMNRHIKASATVEVDLEKAENLKVHRDDFLASLDNDIKPAFGTNSEDYASYIMNGIIKWGDPVTAVLDDGELLVQQTKNSDRTPLVSVLLEGPPNSGKTALAAKISEESQFPFIKICSPDKMIGHSEIAKCQAIKKIFEDAYKSQLSCVVVDDIERLLDYVPIGPRFSNLVLQALLVLLKKPPPKGRKLLIIGTTSRKDVLQEMEMLDAFSTTIHIPNISRGEQLVEALEMLGSFQEKERADIAKAVKGQGVWIGIKKLTMLIEMAVQMDPEYRVSKFLTLLREQAALGSVPI, via the exons ACTATGCAAGCCGCGCGATGCCCAACAGACGAACTGTCACTTACCAACTGCGCAGTCGTGAGTGAGAAGGACCCACAGTTTGAACa TCACGTGACCGTGAGAACCACACCGATCCACAAGTTTGTGTTCACAGTGAAGACCCACCAGAGTGTGGTCCCCGGGACCATCGCCTTCAGTCTGCCACAG AGAAAATGGGCAGGCCTCTCCATTGGTCAGGATGTGGAAG TGACCAACTACAACTTTGACAAGTCCAAGCAGTGTGTGGGCACCATGATGGTGGAGATTGATTTCCTGCAGAAGAAGAATGTGGACAGCAGCCAATACGACTCAGACAAGATGGCTGCAGAGTTCATCCAGCACTTCAACAGCCAGGCCTTCAGTGCGGGCCAGCAG CTGGTGTTTAGTTTCTGTGACAAGCTGTTTGGCCTGCTGATAAAAGACATTGAAGCCATGGACCCCAGCATCCTCAAGGGAGAAGCAGGCTCTGGGAAGAAGCACAAG ATTGACATTGGCTTGTTGCTGGGAAACAGCCAGGTGGTTTTTGAGAAGGCAGAGAGCTCTTCTCTTACCCTCATTG GGAAGTCTAAGACCAGAGAGTCTCGCCAGTCTATCATCAACCCAGACTGGAACTTTGAGCGCATGGGTATCGGTGGCCTGGACAAAGAGTTCTCCGACATCTTCCGTAGGGCCTTCGCCTCCCGAGTCTTCCCTCCAGACATTGTGGAGCAGATGG GTTGTAAGCATGTGAAGGGCATCTTGTTGTTCGGGCCTCCTGGCTGCGGTAAGACCCTGATGGCCAGGCAGATTGGGAAGATGCTGAACGCCCGCGAGCCTAAGGTGGTCAACGGCCCCGAAATCCTCAACAAGTACGTGGGAGAGTCCGAGGCCAACATCAGGAAGCTGTTTGCCGACGCAGAGGACGAGCAGAAGAGG CTGGGCGCCAACAGTGGGCTGCACATCATCATCTTTGACGAGATTGACGCCATCTGTAAGCAGCGTGGCAGCATGGCGGGCAGCACGGGCGTCCATGACACAGTGGTCAACCAACTGCTGTCCAAGATAGACGGAGTGGAGCAGCTCAACAATATCTTGGtcatag GTATGACCAACAGGCCTGACCTGATAGACGAGGCCTTGTTGAGACCAGGCAGGTTGGAGGTCAAAATGGAGATCG GTTTACCTGATGAGAAGGGGCGTGTCCAGATCCTCAACATCCACACGGCCAAAATGCGTCAGTTCAACCTGCTGGGCAGCGACGTGGACGTCGGCGAGCTGGCCGCCGAGACCAAGAACTACAGTGGAGCCGAGCTGGAGGGGCTGGTCAGAGCTGCCCAGTCCACCGCCATGAACCGACACATCAAG GCCAGTGCCACGGTGGAGGTGGACCTAGAGAAGGCTGAGAATCTGAAGGTCCACAGAGACGACTTCCTGGCCTCGCTGGACAACGACATCAAACCT GCTTTTGGTACCAACTCCGAGGACTATGCCAGCTACATCATGAATGGCATCATTAAGTGGGGCGACCCGGTTACAGCGGTGCTGGATGACGGGGAGCTGCTGGTGCAGCAGACCAAGAACAGCGACCGCACACCACTGGTGTCTGTGCTACTGGAAG GTCCCCCCAACAGTGGAAAGACGGCTCTGGCAGCTAAGATCTCAGAGGAATCCCAGTTCCCCTTTATAAAGATCTGTTCTCCTGACAAGATGATTGGCCACTCCGAGATTGCTAAGTGCCAGGCCATCAAGAAG ATATTTGAAGATGCCTATAAGTCCCAGCTGAGCTGTGTAGTGGTAGATGACATTGAGCGCTTGCTGG ACTATGTCCCGATTGGCCCTCGTTTCTCAAACCTGGTCCTTCAAGCTCTGCTGGTCCTCCTCAAGAAACCCCCTCCCAAG GGCCGTAAGCTGCTGATCATCGGCACCACCAGCAGGAAGGACGTGCTGCAGGAGATGGAGATGCTGGACGCCTTTAGTACCACCATCCACATCCCCAACATCTCTAGAGGAGAGCAGCTGGTCGAGGCCCTGGAG ATGCTAGGTAGTTTCCAGGAGAAGGAGCGGGCAGACATTGCCAAGGCGGTGAAGGGCCAAGGGGTGTGGATCGGCATCAAGAAGCTGACGATGCTTATCGAAATGGCCGTTCAG ATGGATCCTGAATACAGAGTTAGTAAGTTCCTTACCCTGCTGAGAGAACAGGCAGC GTTGGGTTCTGTACCCATCTAA